The window CGTGCTCGGAAGAAGAATAGCTAAACACAATGCAATCGGCGCATTCACGGTAAGTACCTGTAGTTATGGACGAAGGCAGTTTTGTCAAAGATACAATTGCCAATCTCCGGGTCCCCGCCCCCCGGGCTATAATCCCCTCGGCCGTCACCAACCCCGTTCCAGGGAGGAGCCGATGGGAGAGATGAAGGAATTCGCGGGCCTGTTCTACCGGGAGGGCGCGCTCGATCCGAAGACGTTGCAGCTGGTGGCGCTCGCCGCCATGGCCGCCGCCGGCTGCACCTCCTGAGTGCCGGGACGCTTCGCGGCCGCGAAGCAAGCCGGCGCCACCGAGGACGAGATCAGCGAGACGCTCATGTACGCGATGCGCGGCGCGGCGCGCGCCACGTGGAGCACCATCAAGTACATCCCGGGCGTCGAGGATCTGAACAAGGAGTGGAAGACGAAGTTCGAGCGGGAGAAGCGATAGACGCCCCTCGCCTCGCGCTGGAGAGGCTGTCGAAGCGGTTCGGCGACCGGCTGGCCCTCGACGGCCTCTCCCTCACCCTCCCCCCGGGGGAGATCTACGGCCTGATCGGCCCGAACGGCTCGGGCAAGACCACGACGGTCAAGCTCACCACCGGCCTCTACCAGCCGACGGACGGCCGCGTCGTCGTGGACGGCGTCGACCTCCAGCGGGAGCCCGAGCGCGCCAAGCGGCTCCTCGGCTACGTGCCCGACGAGCCCTTCGCCTACGATCGGATGTCGGGCCGGGAGTTCCTCCACCTGGTCGGCGCGCTGTGGGACGTCCCGGCGCGCGAGCGCGCGCGGCGGATCGACGAGCTGGCCGCGACCTTCGCGGGCCTCGCCGAAACCCTGGACGGCCACGTCGAGAGCTACTCGCGCGGCAACCGCCAGAAGGTCGCCATCGTCGCCGCGCTCCTGCACCGCCCGCGGCTCCTCGTCATCGACGAGCCGATCGTCGGCCTCGACCCCGAGAGCGCCCTCCGCGCGCGCGAGCTCCTGCGCGAGTTCGCGGCGGCGGGCGGCGCGGCGCTCGTCTGCACCCACACCCTCTCCTTCGCCGAGGCCGTCTGCCACCGGGTCGGCCTGCTGCGCGACGGGCGGCTCGTGGCCGAGGGCGATCTCGCGTCGCTCCGCCGGCGCGCGACGCGGGAGGGCTCGCCCGGGGAAGCCTCGCTGGAGGGCCTCTATCTCCACTTCGCGGGTCGTCGCTAGGCTCCTCGCCCGGCGGCTCGTGGCGCTGCGCGCCCTCCTCGCGGCCGGCGACGCCGCGCAGGACGTCGTCGTCGCCGGGTTCGTCTTGATCTTCGGTCTCGTCGTCGTGGGGGAGTACTTCGTCTTCGAGCGGGCGCTCGAGGCCCTCCACCCGCTCCGGCTCGCGGGCACGGCGCTCTCGCTCTACTTCCTCGAAAGCCTCATGGGGCTGATCCTGATCATCTCCCTCGTCAGCTACGTCGCCTCCGGCCTCTGGGTGCATTTCCGCGCGGCGGACACGCGCCTCCTGCGCGCCTCCCCCCTGCCGCTCGGCGCGCTCTACCTCCTGCGCTCGCTGGAGACGTTCCTGGTCACCTCCTGGGCGCTCGCGATCGTGGGCCTCCCCGCCCTCGCGGCGCTCGGCGTCGCCCACGCGCGAGGCCCCGGGTTCTACGCGACGGGCCTCGTCGTCCTGCTCCTCTTCGCGGCGCTCACCGGCGCGGCGGGGGCCCTCCTCACCGCCGCCGCGGGCGCCCTCTTCAGGCGCTCGCCCACGCGACGGGTCGTCGCGGCCACGGTCGTCGCGCTGCTCGCGGTGTTCGCGGCCCTGGTCGGCCGGAACGTCATCCCGTCCACGGGCGACTTCTACACGATCTTCGAGCCGGGCATCCTCAACGGGAAACCCGCCTCGATCAAGTTCGTCGAGGCGAAGTTCGCGCGCTGGCCGAGTCACCCGTTCGCGGCGGCGCTGCACGACGCGGCGACGGGCTCCCACGCGGGCTCGCCCGCGACGCGCGCGGCGCTCTGGCTTCTGCCCGCGGGGGCGCTGCTCCTCGCGGCGACGGCCGGCCGCGCGCTCTACCGGCGGGCGCTCCCCGCCATCGCCGAGAGCTTCGTCGTGACGGGCGGGGGCGCGACGGCGGCGGTGGGGGCGCGCGAGTTCCCGCGACGGCTGCGGGGGCCGATCGGCGCCCTCGTGGAGCGCGACGTCCTCGCGCTGGCCCGGAACCCGCACGAGCTCGGCCGCGCGGCCTTCATCGGCTTCCTGCTGCTCCTCTATACCTCCTTCGTCTTCGTCGCGCCGCTCCGCGAGGTCGCCGACCGCCCGACCGCGGTCGCCCGCCTCCTGCTCCTCAACGTCCTCGCGTCGGGCTACTTCCTCACCGCCTTCGGGCTCCGCTTCGTCTTCCCGAGCACGTCGCTCGAGGGGCGGGCGGCGTGGGTCCTCTTCTCGAGCCCGGTGAGCCTGACGCGGCTCTTCGCGGCGAAGCTCGCGCTCTACGCGACGCTGCTCGGGCTCGCGGTCGTGCCGATCGCGCTCGCGGGGACGCTCCGCCTCGTCGGCGACCCGGTGCTCGTCGCGACGACCGCGGCGCTCCTCGTCATGCTCGCCGCGACTGCTGCTACACTGCTGCTGGCCTTCGGCGCGGCGTGGCCCGATTTCCGCGAGCCGAACCCCGAGTCGCTCTCGACGAGCGCCGGCGGGCTCCTGGCGACGCTCGTGTGCCTCGCGTACGTCGCGCTCGTCGGCTGGGCCGCCCGGGGCGCCGCGCTCGCGCGGAGCGAGGGCGGCAGCGTCGCGCCGTGGCTCGCCGTCGTCGCGGTGGTCTCGGGGCTCCTGGTCGCGGGCGCGCTCGCGCTTGCACGCCGGCGGCTCCGCACGCTCGAGGTCGCGTGAGCGACCGGGGCCGGGCGAGCCGCAGGACGTCGCGGGGCCGCAGTGCGAGCCGCAGCCGCAAGGCGAGGCGAGCCTGGGATCGAGTCCCCGCCGTCCGAGGCGAGCGAAATCCAAAGGAGGCGCTGATGGCAGCCGGGGAAGCCCCGATCAAGCAGGCGGTGAAGTGGCTCGACGAGCAGCTCCACGACAACCCCGCCGCCGACCGTCTGAAGCTCGTCGACGAGGCCTCGCGGCGCTTCGACCTGACACCCCTCGACGCCGACTTCCTGCTGCGTCAGATGGCCGAGCGCGGCAAGAGCCGTTGAGCGAGCCGCAGGCCCGCGACGTCCGGGAGCAGTTCGGCCCGAGCGCCCAAGCGTACGTGGCGAGCGCCTCGCACGCCGGCGGCGCCGACCTCGACACGCTCCTCGCCTGGGGCCGGGCCCGCCGGCCGGCGCGCGTGCTCGACCTCGCCACGGGCGGCGGCCACACGGCGCTCGCCTTCGCGGGCCTGGCGGCGCGCGTCGTGGCGTTCGACCTGACCGAGCCCATGCTCCGCGCGGCGCGGGCGTTCATCGCCGGCCGCGGCGCGGCCAACGTCGGGTTCGTCGCCGGGAACGTCGACGCGTTGCCCTTCGGCGACGGCGCGTTCGACGTCGTCACGTGCCGCCTCGCGGCCCACCATGTCGCCGACGTCGCGGCGGCGGTGCGCCAGGTCCACCGGGTCCTCCGCCGCGGGGGCTCCCTCCTCCTGCAGGACATCCTCGGCCACGACGACCCCGGCGCGCACGCGTTCGTCACCGAGGTCGAGCGGCGCCGGGACCCCTCGCACGTTCGCGCCTATCGCGCGGTCGAGTGGCGGGCGTTCCTGCGGGCGGCGGGGCTCACGGTGATGGACGAGGCGATCGTCACGAAGGAGTGCGTCTGGGACGACTGGACGGCGCGGACGCGGATGACCGCCGAGGCGCGGCGGGACCTCGAGGCGTTCGTCCGCCGGGCGCCCGAGCGCTACCGGAGCGCCTTCGACTTCAGGCTCACCGGCGACGCCGTCGAGGCCTTCAGCGTCCGGACGCTCCTGCTGCGCGCCGAGCGCGACTAGGACTGGGCCGGGCCGCTAATTTAGATCGGCCGTCTCGCAGGTGTCGGATGACCCGTTCGAGCGTGTCATCCAGCCGGATCGTCGGCTCCCATCCCGTCACGGCCTTGATCTTCCGGATGTCGGGGACGCGCCGCTGCATGTCCTCGAAGCCCACCGCGTAGGCGTCCTCGTAGGGGACGAACCGGATCCGGCTCTTCTCCCCGTCACCGCCGGAGCCCCGGCGTCCGCCGAGCCGGTCGACGGCGGCCAGGACGCGTCGCGCGAGGTCGAGAATGGTCACTTCATCGGCCGAGCCCACGTTGAAGACCTGACCCACGGCCTCAGGGCACTCGGCGAGCAGGATGAGCGCGCGGACGACGTCTTCGACGTCGCAGAAGCATCGGCTCTGCTGGCCGTCG is drawn from Candidatus Methylomirabilota bacterium and contains these coding sequences:
- a CDS encoding ABC transporter ATP-binding protein, whose product is MEDEVRAGEAIDAPRLALERLSKRFGDRLALDGLSLTLPPGEIYGLIGPNGSGKTTTVKLTTGLYQPTDGRVVVDGVDLQREPERAKRLLGYVPDEPFAYDRMSGREFLHLVGALWDVPARERARRIDELAATFAGLAETLDGHVESYSRGNRQKVAIVAALLHRPRLLVIDEPIVGLDPESALRARELLREFAAAGGAALVCTHTLSFAEAVCHRVGLLRDGRLVAEGDLASLRRRATREGSPGEASLEGLYLHFAGRR
- a CDS encoding carboxymuconolactone decarboxylase family protein, producing the protein MGEMKEFAGLFYREGALDPKTLQLVALAAMAAAGCTS
- a CDS encoding class I SAM-dependent methyltransferase, translating into MSEPQARDVREQFGPSAQAYVASASHAGGADLDTLLAWGRARRPARVLDLATGGGHTALAFAGLAARVVAFDLTEPMLRAARAFIAGRGAANVGFVAGNVDALPFGDGAFDVVTCRLAAHHVADVAAAVRQVHRVLRRGGSLLLQDILGHDDPGAHAFVTEVERRRDPSHVRAYRAVEWRAFLRAAGLTVMDEAIVTKECVWDDWTARTRMTAEARRDLEAFVRRAPERYRSAFDFRLTGDAVEAFSVRTLLLRAERD